One genomic region from Deltaproteobacteria bacterium encodes:
- a CDS encoding radical SAM protein — translation MSRALIKVGYGCNDHCTFCHSLEDRGRNDDGRRVAAKIDRAADLGHSMAVLSGGEPTIRPELMAWARHTRRRGLGFGLVTNGRMLAYGEKVEALLAEGLGYVYLSLHGGSAAIHDACVRAEAFEQSYGAARNLAGRGLDFTVNCVVCKTNLEHLDALVDLLAPLEGVRLTFSMTEAKGGADQLFDSVVPRVSEVAAAVAAVIARGRQVAPGLPLLHGGIPFCLLPGLEDRHSDLRSHGFASMSEVWEDDFFPVDNRNTVQPAPCQGCRHRGACPGLYTAYHQRHGDGELRPEEGPRSNAFHYVPQRALAWPEGAPCPVLEDGPSPYDRGRHLLLLRGESLIAHHTRTRDFADLELEAIKDALGQVYLDRSTKDAPDDFAADLQALEELPVCATCPVTARCTHAFRAIDEPVFERDDARLRERLGSLEGEILDIGCGDARYGEVFASGAAAGRLRYWGIDPDAARLEELARRWPWATLEATSAEALELAEASLDHVLVLRAFNHLREPREVLARAARALKPEGSLLLVDNVAFGLVRTHEQAERGERGEAVFEHYRNADDREALALAEGLPLQLVHQESISPGTSNQWVLHFRRT, via the coding sequence GTGTCCCGGGCGCTCATCAAGGTCGGCTACGGCTGCAACGACCACTGCACCTTCTGCCACAGCCTCGAGGATCGCGGCCGGAACGACGACGGACGGCGGGTCGCAGCGAAGATCGACCGGGCCGCGGACCTGGGCCACTCCATGGCGGTCCTCTCCGGGGGTGAGCCCACCATCCGCCCGGAGCTGATGGCCTGGGCCCGCCACACCCGGAGGCGCGGCCTGGGCTTCGGGCTGGTCACCAACGGCCGGATGCTCGCCTACGGCGAGAAGGTCGAGGCCCTCCTGGCCGAGGGCCTGGGCTACGTCTACCTCTCCCTCCACGGGGGGAGCGCCGCGATCCACGACGCCTGCGTCCGGGCCGAGGCCTTCGAGCAGAGCTACGGGGCCGCCCGGAACCTCGCCGGCCGGGGCCTGGACTTCACCGTCAACTGCGTCGTCTGCAAGACCAACCTCGAGCACCTCGACGCCCTGGTCGACCTGCTCGCCCCCCTCGAGGGCGTCCGCCTCACCTTCTCCATGACCGAGGCCAAGGGCGGCGCCGATCAGCTCTTCGACTCGGTGGTCCCCCGGGTGAGCGAGGTGGCCGCTGCGGTGGCCGCGGTCATCGCCAGGGGCCGGCAGGTCGCGCCAGGCCTGCCCCTCCTCCACGGGGGGATCCCCTTCTGTCTCCTCCCGGGGCTCGAGGATCGGCACAGCGACCTGCGCAGCCACGGCTTCGCCTCGATGTCCGAGGTCTGGGAGGACGACTTCTTCCCGGTGGACAACCGCAACACCGTCCAGCCGGCGCCCTGCCAGGGCTGCCGGCACCGGGGCGCCTGCCCGGGCCTCTACACCGCCTACCACCAGCGCCACGGAGACGGGGAGCTGCGGCCCGAGGAGGGGCCTCGCTCCAACGCCTTCCACTACGTGCCCCAGCGCGCCCTCGCCTGGCCTGAGGGGGCCCCCTGCCCGGTGCTGGAGGACGGCCCCTCCCCCTACGACCGGGGCCGGCACCTCCTGCTGCTGCGGGGGGAGTCGCTCATCGCCCACCACACCCGCACCCGGGACTTCGCGGACCTCGAGCTCGAGGCGATCAAGGACGCCCTGGGGCAGGTCTACCTCGATCGCTCGACGAAGGACGCCCCCGACGACTTCGCGGCGGACCTCCAGGCCCTGGAGGAGCTGCCCGTCTGCGCCACCTGCCCGGTCACCGCGCGCTGCACCCACGCCTTCCGCGCCATCGACGAGCCGGTCTTCGAGCGGGACGACGCGCGCCTGCGGGAGCGCCTGGGGTCACTGGAGGGCGAGATCCTCGACATCGGCTGCGGCGACGCCCGCTACGGCGAGGTCTTCGCGAGCGGGGCCGCGGCCGGGCGCCTGCGCTACTGGGGGATCGATCCGGACGCCGCCCGGCTGGAGGAGCTCGCCCGCCGCTGGCCCTGGGCCACCCTCGAGGCGACCTCGGCCGAGGCCCTGGAGCTCGCCGAGGCCTCCCTCGATCACGTCCTGGTCCTGCGCGCCTTCAACCACCTGCGGGAACCCCGGGAGGTGCTCGCCCGCGCCGCCCGGGCCCTCAAGCCCGAGGGCTCCCTGCTGCTGGTCGACAACGTCGCCTTCGGGTTGGTACGCACCCACGAGCAGGCCGAGCGCGGCGAGCGCGGCGAGGCCGTCTTCGAGCACTATCGCAACGCGGACGATCGAGAGGCCCTCGCCCTCGCCGAGGGGCTCCCCCTCCAGCTCGTCCACCAGGAGTCCATCTCGCCCGGAACCAGCAACCAGTGGGTGCTGCACTTCCGGCGCACCTGA